A window from Theropithecus gelada isolate Dixy chromosome 1, Tgel_1.0, whole genome shotgun sequence encodes these proteins:
- the LOC112620590 gene encoding olfactory receptor 10X1: MMRINQTVLKEFILVGFSVYPHVQTFLFVVFFCLYLLTLAGNLTIMGLTRVDRSLHSPMYLFLCSLSFSETCYTLTIVPKMLKDLLAKDRSISVIGCSLQMCFFLGLGGTQCIILTLMGYDRFLAICNPLKYPLLMTNIVCGQLVASAWTAGFFISLTETALIFRGSFCRPNLVKHFFCHMRAVIRLSCIDSNLTEFIVTLISVSGLLGTFLLIILTYVFIISAVLRIPSAEGKQKAFSTCASHLTVVIIHFGFASIFYLKPEASGDDTLIAVPYTVITPFLSPIIFSLRNKDMKNAFRRMMGNTIALKNNLKLLLLV, from the coding sequence ATGATGAGGATCAACCAGACAGTCCTGAAGGAATTCATTCTTGTTGGCTTTTCTGTGTACCCACATGTACAGACATTTCTTTTTGTGGTCTTCTTTTGTCTCTACCTTCTCACCCTTGCAGGTAATCTGACCATCATGGGCCTAACCCGGGTGGACAGGTCCCTCCACAGCCCTATGTATCTCTTCCTTTGTTCACTCTCCTTCTCTGAGACCTGCTACACACTGACCATCGTCCCAAAGATGCTGAAAGATCTACTGGCCAAGGACAGAAGCATTTCAGTTATAGGTTGTAGCTTACAGATGTGCTTCTTCTTGGGACTTGGTGGTACACAGTGTATCATCCTCACTTTGATGGGATATGACCGCTTCCTTGCCATCTGTAACCCTCTAAAATATCCGCTGCTTATGACCAACATTGTATGTGGACAACTTGTGGCCTCTGCTTGGACTGCAGGCTTCTTTATCTCTCTTACAGAGACTGCACTGATATTCAGGGGCTCTTTCTGCAGACCCAACCTTGTCAAACACTTCTTCTGCCATATGCGGGCAGTTATTAGGCTGTCTTGCATAGACAGTAATCTCACAGAATTCATTGTAACACTGATCTCAGTGTCCGGCTTGCTGGGTACCTTTCTGCTCATCATCCTGACTTATGTCTTCATTATTTCTGCTGTCCTCAGGATTCCTTCAGCTGAGGGCAAGCAGAAGGCCTTCTCCACCTGTGCCTCCCATCTCACAGTGGTTATAATCCACTTTGGTTTtgcatctattttttatttgaagcCAGAAGCCTCAGGAGATGACACACTCATAGCAGTCCCTTATACTGTCATTACCCCCTTCCTCAGCCCCATCATATTCAGCCTGAGGAATAAGGACATGAAAAATGCTTTTAGAAGAATGATGGGAAACACAATTGCCTTGAAAAATAATCTTAAGTTGTTGCTGCTTGTTTGA